From the genome of Scylla paramamosain isolate STU-SP2022 chromosome 37, ASM3559412v1, whole genome shotgun sequence:
attctttcatttcattctcttttccttccttttcttcatctttctttctttattttgctctgTTAAAtcatccctaacctaacctcacctaacctttacctaacttaacctaacccaacctaatcttgcagtgagagatggggaggaggatttAAAAGGACATGTTTGCAGTGCGCTGTCAGCCCTCACCTGTGCCGCCTCCCCCATTGAGTGGGTGTAGGCCTGGGAATAGAACATATGCAGACGTCTTGGCAGTgctgtgtatgtctgtttgtcgatGGTCAAGAAGGAACGTAGCAAAAGTTTAAGGtctgtttgggtgttttggggtctttgggagggtgtggcagtgtttgggaggttgtggtagtgtttcagggggtgtagcagtgtttgtgagggtgtggcagtgtttgggagggtgtggcagtgtttgggagggtgtggcagtgtttgggagactGTCACAGTGTTTGGGAAGGTGTGGCAATGTTttggagggtgtggcagtgtttgggaggatgTAGCAGTGTAGCCGCACTGgttgggcatcaattggctctcaggtgatctgttttactgatcacacccatcatcatagggtcaaggaaaggcagttctccctgacacgtttattgatgaggtaggcatgaccgtaagaactgcgaacaagttctcggtctcaatttcttacaaaataacattatgcactgatattaaacactttcaacatattacaatattcattaacaatacatgcaatcaacttggcactatgacaagtTGATTTTTTTACTAGAAAATTAAAGTTTTTACCtcagtcaccatcctgcccgtctttgtctgagcgcgacttggccgtgagtgaggcccgcaggcgaccagcgggttaaccccacactaccaacaagtgagcatcggcttcggtgcttaatatagcattgaatactgatacttacacatattacacattttcatgcaaatagaaaactattgaacatttcacttataaatgccaaggaataatgacatgaggtacatatgctttacatacagtaacatggctcccctaaattgtgtaacaatttaccttaaattaacattagtatgtaccttaaaactaggattagcacatatgTTTTtttacactggctccttggcggggatgctctggtctattattatgcattactttctaacagcaatactagactatgtattggcctctctatgatggtcctgtttgcctttgtgcttcttccctggttgtcgagattacagtctgaccccaggaccttaacctttcttactaggccatcatgattaGGAGAtactttatccatttaggtttgacataatctggcacctcattaTCCCATtgaactgcattcttacataattcttgtaaaatttgctttccagtcagtatgagaggtgacactagacctaatggatcatatatagagctcactgttgacagaatgcctctcctggtgagtggcttgtctttcagctttattctaaattgaaatgtgtcagattctatgcaccactcaactcccaaagttctttctataggcagtgtgtcttcattcttactaaaatccaaacttttaattccatctgctctctcatgaggagaaattgcagctaatacatctttgttgtttgacaagaacttatgaaggttaaaacctcccttgtaacataattctttgctctgctgaataagagtgacagcttcatccattgtagctactgacttcaaaccatcatcaacataaaagttgtttcttacaaacttggctgcatcagatccacacccatagtcatctgcagctttcttaagtgcaaagttggctacacttggagatgatgtagctccaaacaggtgagctgtcatcctgtattcagctatctcattattaaggtcaccattttcccaccaaaggaatcataacatgtctctgtgttctgggttgaccttcacttgatggtacattgcttctatatcacatacaagtgcaatcctttcttgcctaaacctacacaacactccaataagtttgttggtaaggtctgggccttgtaacaggttcctgtagtttgcactacagtcaaagacaactctcaacttctttggctttctcggatgatagactccatgatgtggaatgtaccagaccttaccatcattcctaactaaatcctttgtcggtacaacctctgcataaccctttgcaatcatatcatccatgaacactttgtaatcacctttgtgttgattatccttctcaagtttggctcttaacttcttgagtctctgctctgctaatagtttgttgtttggaagcttgacgttatcatctttaagaggtaggggcaactcataatggccatccttcagctgatgtactccttctttcatcttactcataaaccttttatcttcatatgataatggagtgtcagctgactttctatcactgaagtcaagttcaaacatatctctcacttgagaaggattaatcatctctttggtatTAGTAGGAAACaataagaaattaaccctcttttcttcattgatttctacttcttgtgtcactgttctgtagactaccactgtatcctccaatggacttgaatggggtgagattctaccaatgatccccaacctagctctgtcctacaagcatagggatgcttcttgctatcacctgctatttgctcttctgccataatggcttctgtacaatcaagaccaatgaggagtcctatgtcaacgtttgggtcatatttcattagttcatcagagattgcctttaagtggggccagtcacaagcagtctcgggccttggtatctgactccgtccagctgaaatgttttctgttgaatatgctgaagggattaatatttccacttcttcattataacctcttactttaagtccatgaattttgatagaatcagttatttgttttccacttactGTGTGGATATtaagtgacactgatggtccgctaactcccaatttattcagagtgctttccttgatgaatgaagcatcagactgctcatccagcagggcatacactaaaactattctcttcattactaacatgatgtaaccatacaggaactatcatggtgtgcatgtcatgtgtcactgattctgtaactttgaccttatttgctactactgtgggtttatctttaggctgagttgcttgtgctggcaccttttggctctcagttcttgtcatatcatcattgtgaagattGTGAATTGTGTCTTTTCTCCCAGAACAGCTGTGGGTTAGAGAAGCACTGTTTGAAGCACTGTCTTAAAGCTCATCATACAAAACCTAAtttatgtaacctaacctacctaagtTATCCTTACCTACCTAACATATTTTACTAGGGGAGTGAGCCCCCTGGCTAGTGAATGTGTTGGGGAATTTCTTCTTAGAATTTTTGGTAATTCTATGGAATTTTCCAAAGATTTACAGAAACAATCCCAAGATTTTAAGGTTATGGTGTTACTGAATACTGAATAGGTGGTTATGTACTGACcaaggttagattaaattagttCAGTAACATTTAGTGGGGTCCAACCTAACTTGCTAATCAGGGGACTGGCCCCTCTGGGTCCCCAAAGGCTtactaatataacctaactggTATTATTTTAGGAGAAGACAATAATGCTTTGCACATTTAGGagtgttgttttttattacatttatggATGCTGAGAAACTTACTTTATTGAAGTTTTCATCACAAATTAATAGGTTCCGTAATATAGGGAATTTTTGTCGGGTGATGCGTGATTAGGTTAGATCAGATCtgcttagattaggttagatcaggttaggttgggttagatcagtttaagtcaggttaggttaggataaccTTTTAAGCTATCATCTCCATTCAAGTAACCTAAAATTACTGTTACCGTGTTCCCCGCACTTAAACCCCGCTTCCCGACGAGTCCCCAAGACCGTAAGGGGGATAATGGGAAAACAGGCAAAATTAAATATTTCCTCTATGTCCCATATCTCTCCCGGCTCCAAATTTCTCCCGGGAGAGATCTGGCACGACGACGTCCTGAGCGGCAATCACAGGAAAGTAGCagttctaataataataatgcctgcACTACTATTGATGACCATTGTAAAAGACGGTCAGAAAATCCAATAAAATCCTCAGAAAACTTTTATTCCTATTAATCACGTTGAGACGGAGGCGCGGTGCGAACTATACCAATGAAAACAAAGTAGTGattccaataataataatattattactaccagTAATGATGTAAACtgaaaaatagtaacaaaatCACAGCAAACTAGATAAAACCCTCATTTCTGGGAGCCGAGATGGAAGCGCGGTACGAACTTTCCCCACACTAATGAAAACAAACTAATAATTCTCATAATAACTATATTCATACtattactgataaaaaaaaaaaataaaaactaacaaGATTCAATCAAATCCTAGGGAAAATCCTTGTCCTTTACAGCCGAGATGGAGGCGCGGCGCGAATCTTCCTCACGCTAATGACAACAAAAGCTGAGTTGATGGTTGTTTGTACCTGACgtcttgtctctcctcctcctgtcctcctcctccctggtgaCCATGAAGTTGGTGGACCACGTCGTCAGGTCCTTCAGGGTGGCCAAACTCTTCAGGGACAACACGGAGAAGATAAATAACATTGACTTCTCGCCGAGCGGAGACTTGCTGATAACCTCCAGTGACGATGACCAGATAGTGATTTATGACTGCGAGAAGGGAACGTGAGTGTCTCCCCTTCTGTTATTGGCGGTCTGACGaagcaataaagcagtaaaggCCTGGTAAAGCTGCCTGCACCACGGGGAAGCCAGCGTTTCTTTGTCCTCAGTAAGGGGCGACCGGCCATTCTCGGCCTCCCCATCACGAGAGTCTGGTGTTTGGCTCACCACACCTCGAGGGGAGCCACAGGGAGCCAGGAGGCATACACGTGGCACCTCCTGCACCATACATAATATCGCATATATATACCTGTGTCCACCTATCAGCCCTGTCTATGCATTTGTTTTGTCTCTTCATGCCCCTTATTGACTGGACAGGACTGCACGCTAGATTCCTTGACTGACccaacagcctgattactgagtttatcCCCGTCATCCACGACATTTGATAGTAGTTTCTCCTTATCTACTTTTGTAAATATAGCTTTAAAaagttttgaactttttacctGCCCTATcctgattaggttaggttgttagtacAGTCAGCCAGTGCTTCAGGAGCAACCAAatgtatggatgaggatgacagctGGACACTGATGTATATCCATCTTATAGAGACAGCCACATGTTGGCCTGCTAGCATTTTTTAAGCTTCCCTCATATTTCTAGATTATGTGGCCTTCATgctaatttttcccttttcttcttgcatTACACTTTCAATTTATTACAAGTGAAATTTACTTTGATGACATCAGAAGTTTCTCATCATATTAAAACTGGCAAGCTTAACTGGCGGGGTACCTCCTGGGCATATGATACATCCTATGGCCTTGAAAGCTTAGCAAGCTGTTTATTGTTGTAAATCTATGGTATTCTGTGAATTTCATGGAATTTGTGTGATTGTGTAGGGGAGACTTAAACAAAGCAtaagttgtttttgtttcactttcataaactttatttttttagttaatgGCTTTGAAGAAAAATACTATTGAAGCTTAAtatatcaacatttttttttgttttgtcttgctttgtttgaaaaaaatgtacaacTTTTTCACCATTGatattctccatttttttcctgttttcattttacatttttaagcATTTTATAAATACTAACAATTGCCCTTTAGTTGTAGTTTGTACTTGACATACACAACTACTCTGAAGGATCCTAGTAAAGAAGAATTGTCTCACATTGTACTATTTTGTGCATAGGAACAAGAGGACTTTGAACAGCAAGAAGTATGGCGTTGACCTCATCCACTTCACACACGCCAAGAACTCTGCCATCTATAGCTCTACAAAAATCGATGGTGTGTGACAATTGCTTGGTGTGGTATTGCAGTGTTGAGATATTAGTGTGTGACAGTGTATCAACTAACCACCTCATGCTTGTGGCTGTCCTGTGCATGAACCAGTAGTGTTACGTGATGTGGTTGTAGCCATCTCACAACTTTTCACATGTTATCATTGGAAGTATCTGTGTTGGGTGTCATGCCATTAGGGGAGcacattcctttatttctcttcccttcatcatctTATCCCACACCATACCACTCCTCCTTCCAGCCTTTGCCACACCTCACTGTCATCCCCATTCAGAACTAATTGATTGTGTGAATGGAAATGACACTGAAGTGTGTCAGAGGATAGAAAATTATAATTCATAGGCAAAAAAAGATACTGAATTAATTGGTGGTAGCATTTAAGTTCTTAGTTttagtaatataataatagtggtaattaTTTCCTCTCTCAGACACCATCAGATACCTGTCACTGCACGACAACAAGTATATCAGGTACTTCCCCGGACACACCAAGAAGTAAGTGTTGCTTTACCCCCTTAGTGGCTCAGGAGGCTCATAACACTTCAACTCATTCACTGTGCTATGGAACAATTTACAACACTAAAGACAATGTACAGAATCATTCAGAACAtccaaagaaagaggaaaggatgaaaagagtaGATGATCCAATGTCTAGTGTTATGCTCtgaggtggctgtagaaaaataataaatgctttaGAGTAGTTTGTGATTCAagaaacagtgaaagggttaaggttaTAATGTTCCAAACATTAAATAGCAGCAAAAGGGTTAAGGTTATATTGTTCCACTAGTAAAATGCCTCGGAAGGCAAAGgctgtcagtaatgcatcacTGGAAGTGGTATTtcaataagtgagagagagagagtgtgtggcagTTTCGGGCACTCCGCATAACACtcacttgcctaatattcaaatcactctagctcaaaactttgAAGAGCCCAATGATTGTGCTATATACTGTTGAATAGGTATATATATTCACTCTCATTGAGACAAAAGGAAGTTGGTAAAAACTGCAGAAAACTGAcagtcactttacaaaaaaatttaTACTCTGTTTTGGGTATGTGCAGTAGTGTTGCAAATTTGACATGCTTTTTTGTTGTAAtttatattattcttattaacGACAAAATTTGAGCTTGATCAGTTAATTAGTTAAAAGTTAGCATTTTGACTCTGTGCATGCACAGCACTACTTGAAAATTGACATAtggaattttattaaaattatgaCAACATGACACttcttaagtttcattaaaattgGTTGAGTAGTTTTTGAAAAATCCCTTTTTTGACAGCCTTCTACTTTTTGCAAGTTACCCATTGACTTCACctaaaagaagagatgaaacctATATCATATGaaattgatagagttgtgcTATCATATGGTGCTGATTTTGTTATGATCGGCTACATAATTCTGGAGATAGCGTTTGAATAGCGTTACAGTTGGGCTGGGCTGTGCCgggccaggccaggctgggCCACTCACAATGAAACGACAGCCTTCATAGTAAACTTTGCTTCGCTCACACCATATGATTTTAAAATAAATGTAGGATATTATAGATGAAagctcttccttttcattactcACACTTCCTGCCTCACTCCTTACTCATTGCTCACACTTCCTACATTTCAACACTATCTGCTTCATTGTCTACTCTTCCCTCACACTCCTTATTACATTTCAGAGTAGTCACCTTAAGCATGAGTCCCATTGACGACACCTTCATCTCGGGTTCAATGGACAAGTCGTTGCGTCTGTGGGACCTGCGATCTCCCAACTGCCAGGGAATGATGCATGTGGGAGGGCGGCCTGTGGCGGCGTTTGACCCCGAAGGCCTCATCTTTGCAGCTGGAATAAACTCGGAGATGATTAAACTATATGACTTAAGGTTAGTGAGCTCATGGGATAgaaaggtggtagtaaagatTATGGACACTGATATTCAACTTTTCAAtctaaggaaaaggagaaagaaaagtattgaAGGATTAAGTGGGAAAAATAAAGTAGGATAGCAAGGAGAagcaacagaggaagagagaaagagaagagaaaaagaataatttaaAAGCTGTTGATACTTATAGGAAAGATTGACCAGCCATGAAAGGGTTTATAGATACTTAAACATGTATTAGCtatagatggaaaagaaagaataggagaaaaaaaaagatcaagtgCAAGAAAGGAGTAAGATAACAAggacaaagagaggaagagcaaaattaataaaaaaagagagaacacaacaacagcaatattgATTCACTACCACCATCCCACACAGATCGTTCGACAAGGGACCCTTCAGTACCTTCCAGCTGTCCATGGAAAAGGAGTGTGACTGGACGGGCATCAAGTTCAGTCCAGACGGCAAGACCATCC
Proteins encoded in this window:
- the LOC135091362 gene encoding WD repeat-containing protein 82-like isoform X2 codes for the protein MVKKERSKSLRNKRTLNSKKYGVDLIHFTHAKNSAIYSSTKIDDTIRYLSLHDNKYIRYFPGHTKKVVTLSMSPIDDTFISGSMDKSLRLWDLRSPNCQGMMHVGGRPVAAFDPEGLIFAAGINSEMIKLYDLRSFDKGPFSTFQLSMEKECDWTGIKFSPDGKTILTSTNGSVIRLVDAFQGTPLKTFAGHLNNKGMPLEASFSPDSQFIFSGSTDGRVHVWNAETGYKVCVLNADHTGPVQCVQFNPKYMMLASGCTSMAFWLPALDDM
- the LOC135091362 gene encoding WD repeat-containing protein 82-like isoform X1, which encodes MKLVDHVVRSFRVAKLFRDNTEKINNIDFSPSGDLLITSSDDDQIVIYDCEKGTNKRTLNSKKYGVDLIHFTHAKNSAIYSSTKIDDTIRYLSLHDNKYIRYFPGHTKKVVTLSMSPIDDTFISGSMDKSLRLWDLRSPNCQGMMHVGGRPVAAFDPEGLIFAAGINSEMIKLYDLRSFDKGPFSTFQLSMEKECDWTGIKFSPDGKTILTSTNGSVIRLVDAFQGTPLKTFAGHLNNKGMPLEASFSPDSQFIFSGSTDGRVHVWNAETGYKVCVLNADHTGPVQCVQFNPKYMMLASGCTSMAFWLPALDDM